A window of the Synechococcus sp. M16.1 genome harbors these coding sequences:
- a CDS encoding DUF4336 domain-containing protein codes for MGSVVAGAGVNPADQRWGFWPLLPLYPYGRRRTLFSELIPGQLWSLEQLQGVYYVAVPVRLTVAKVPGGLMLVNPLPPTGEVRQAISELEQQHGPVRSIVLPTASGLEHKLPLGPLARAFPDADIWVCPGQWSFPVQLPLAWLGVPARRTKVLFDDGVPHSDVCAWFSLGPLDLGVGRFQEVSCFHRPSGALLVTDALVGISAEPPALFDLDPTPLLFHARERGDEPLIDSAEARRRGWARLVLFASYLRPEPLEVPELPELLRDAFKPGLRSLKAHFGLYPFRWKAGWQAAADGLMGEEAPRLQVAPVLERLVLPRAQDALLRWLDELSGLAELRWLVPAHYSAPVTFTSETVQQLLASLRQRDWAPSSENWEFLSSIDQRLLDLGVVPDQPVIKA; via the coding sequence ATGGGGAGTGTGGTGGCTGGAGCTGGTGTGAATCCTGCTGATCAGCGCTGGGGTTTCTGGCCGCTGCTGCCGCTCTACCCCTACGGCCGCCGCCGCACGCTGTTCAGTGAGCTGATCCCTGGTCAGCTCTGGAGCCTGGAGCAGCTGCAGGGTGTCTATTACGTGGCCGTGCCGGTGCGGCTCACCGTGGCCAAGGTGCCCGGTGGCTTGATGTTGGTGAACCCTCTGCCGCCCACCGGTGAGGTTCGCCAAGCCATTTCCGAGCTGGAACAACAGCACGGTCCGGTGCGCTCGATCGTGCTGCCCACCGCCTCTGGTTTGGAGCACAAGCTTCCCCTCGGTCCCCTGGCACGCGCCTTCCCGGATGCGGACATCTGGGTGTGTCCGGGCCAGTGGAGTTTCCCGGTGCAGTTGCCACTGGCCTGGCTGGGTGTCCCGGCACGCCGCACCAAGGTGTTGTTCGACGATGGCGTCCCCCATAGCGATGTTTGTGCGTGGTTCTCCCTTGGACCGCTGGACCTTGGCGTGGGTCGTTTCCAGGAAGTCTCCTGTTTTCATCGCCCGTCGGGGGCTCTGTTGGTGACCGACGCCCTTGTGGGCATCAGTGCTGAACCCCCGGCCCTGTTCGATCTCGACCCAACGCCACTGTTGTTCCATGCCCGTGAACGGGGTGATGAACCCCTCATTGATTCAGCGGAAGCCCGCCGCCGTGGCTGGGCCCGGTTGGTGCTGTTTGCCTCCTATCTCCGGCCGGAACCGTTGGAGGTGCCAGAGCTGCCGGAGTTGCTGCGGGATGCGTTCAAGCCCGGGCTCCGCTCCCTTAAGGCCCACTTCGGCCTCTACCCCTTCCGTTGGAAGGCCGGTTGGCAGGCGGCTGCCGATGGCTTGATGGGCGAAGAAGCGCCCAGGCTGCAGGTGGCCCCAGTGCTCGAGCGGTTGGTGTTGCCAAGAGCCCAGGACGCCCTGTTGCGTTGGTTGGACGAGCTAAGCGGTCTGGCTGAGCTGCGCTGGTTGGTGCCGGCCCACTACAGCGCGCCAGTTACATTTACGTCCGAAACAGTGCAACAACTGCTCGCATCATTGCGACAGCGGGATTGGGCGCCAAGTTCAGAGAATTGGGAATTTTTGAGTTCCATTGATCAGCGTTTGCTGGATCTCGGCGTCGTGCCTGATCAGCCCGTGATCAAAGCTTGA
- the rimK gene encoding 30S ribosomal protein S6--L-glutamate ligase translates to MYAALRTERTGLRIALLASDPALYSNRRLLEAGEERGHRMEFLNVKQCYMRLDPQNPEMHYRGGNVLERIDAVIPRIRPSVTFYGCAITRQFEAMGIRVLNAAEPIKRSRDKLLASQLFVRHGLSMPVTGFASSPLDTKDLIKMVGGAPLILKLLEGAQGRGVVLAETQKAAESVINAMKSLNANLLVQEFIKEAGGKDLRCFVIGNKVVSAIERTAAMGDFRSNIHQGGSAQAVRIRPEERKLAVAATRALGLDVAGVDIIRSERGPLLLEVNSSPGLEGIETATGKDLAGQMIQEVERKLGWVRSCSTPALVAA, encoded by the coding sequence ATGTATGCGGCCTTGCGCACCGAACGCACGGGGCTTCGTATTGCTCTGTTGGCTTCGGATCCAGCGCTCTACAGCAACCGCCGATTGCTGGAGGCGGGTGAGGAGCGCGGACACCGTATGGAATTCCTCAACGTCAAGCAGTGCTACATGCGGCTCGATCCGCAAAACCCCGAGATGCATTACCGGGGCGGCAATGTGCTCGAGCGAATCGATGCAGTGATTCCTCGCATCCGTCCAAGCGTCACCTTCTACGGATGCGCGATCACCCGTCAGTTTGAGGCGATGGGCATTCGTGTTCTCAATGCCGCTGAGCCGATCAAACGATCCCGCGACAAGCTTCTGGCGTCACAGCTGTTTGTGCGCCATGGGCTGAGCATGCCGGTCACCGGTTTTGCCAGTTCTCCGCTCGACACCAAGGATCTGATCAAGATGGTGGGCGGCGCACCGTTGATCCTCAAGCTTCTTGAGGGGGCTCAGGGACGTGGCGTGGTTTTGGCCGAAACCCAGAAGGCAGCAGAAAGTGTGATCAATGCCATGAAGAGCCTGAACGCCAACCTGCTGGTTCAGGAATTCATCAAGGAAGCCGGCGGGAAGGACCTGCGTTGTTTCGTGATTGGCAACAAGGTGGTGTCGGCCATTGAGCGGACAGCAGCCATGGGTGACTTCCGCTCCAACATTCATCAGGGCGGTTCCGCCCAGGCGGTGCGCATCCGGCCTGAGGAGCGCAAGTTGGCTGTGGCGGCGACACGGGCGCTCGGCCTGGATGTGGCTGGCGTGGACATCATCCGCTCGGAGCGGGGGCCCTTGCTGTTGGAGGTGAATTCCAGCCCTGGGCTCGAGGGAATTGAAACGGCGACGGGTAAGGATCTTGCCGGCCAAATGATTCAGGAAGTGGAGCGAAAACTGGGTTGGGTTCGTTCCTGTTCGACCCCCGCTCTGGTCGCTGCTTGA
- a CDS encoding sigma-70 family RNA polymerase sigma factor, which translates to MDSFGDYLQEIGRVPLLTDQEEIYCSRQIQAWLQYVGGPEAAPAQVRRRGRRAKERLMAGNLRLVVSVCKKKMGNGLELQDMVQEGSLGLSRAAEKFDATRGYKFSTYAYWWIRQGLNRAISQQSRTIRIPSNRRELLSKIKQVSSRLTLQHGDQPTLQQISDHLAITVEEITKTLADDQRTRCCSLDAATTEGGRSLLDRIAAPGDEPEVTDMEEAVQAALGRLNKQDAQIIRMRFFEGHTLAEIGRSMSISREWVRRLETRALINLRIQLRISPALISL; encoded by the coding sequence ATGGACTCTTTCGGCGACTACTTGCAGGAGATCGGACGGGTCCCCCTACTAACGGATCAAGAGGAGATCTACTGCTCCCGTCAAATCCAGGCATGGCTCCAATACGTTGGCGGACCTGAAGCCGCTCCCGCACAAGTTCGGCGGCGCGGGAGGCGGGCTAAGGAACGTTTGATGGCAGGCAATCTCCGCTTGGTTGTCTCCGTTTGTAAGAAAAAGATGGGGAATGGCCTTGAGTTACAGGACATGGTCCAGGAGGGTTCACTTGGTCTGAGCCGAGCCGCTGAAAAATTTGATGCAACAAGGGGGTATAAGTTTTCGACCTACGCCTACTGGTGGATCCGTCAGGGGCTCAACCGAGCGATCAGCCAGCAGAGCAGAACGATCCGAATTCCCTCAAACCGGAGGGAGCTGCTCTCAAAAATCAAACAAGTGAGTTCGCGGCTGACCTTGCAGCATGGAGACCAGCCGACGCTGCAACAGATCTCTGATCATTTGGCCATAACAGTGGAGGAAATAACGAAGACCCTTGCCGACGACCAGCGCACCCGCTGCTGCTCACTCGATGCAGCAACAACAGAAGGAGGTAGAAGCCTTCTGGATCGGATCGCAGCCCCTGGCGACGAGCCGGAGGTGACTGACATGGAGGAAGCAGTCCAAGCCGCACTTGGTCGACTTAATAAGCAAGATGCCCAAATTATTCGTATGCGCTTCTTTGAGGGACACACCCTTGCCGAGATCGGCAGATCAATGAGTATTTCTCGAGAATGGGTTCGTCGGTTGGAGACCAGGGCTTTGATCAACCTGCGCATTCAGCTGCGAATATCGCCAGCATTGATATCACTCTGA
- a CDS encoding FAD-dependent oxidoreductase, with the protein MPDQAKVASVDGSHVMVIGAGWAGWGAAKALCEAGVRVTLVDGMSDPTGRTPMRTASGKPFEAGTRGFWRDYPNINALTDELGLTDVFTAFTTSAFWSPAGLEATAPVFGDGLQLPSPLGQAMATIKNFKRLPVADRLSIAGLLVAMLDLNRNEETFRRYDAIDALTLFRQLGITERMIDEFLRPILLVGLFKPPEELSAAVTMELLYYYALAHQDSFDVRWIRSGSIAEQLIAPLAERLLDSGLLTVLGGTLATRLNLDQPGEAIRSVEVCGKATGRSSVVDDVDAVVLAVGAKGMHDLMAESPRCSDVLPELVAAGGLGAIDVVSVRLWLDRTIAVADPANVFSRFDALQGAGATFFMLDQLQDADLDALWGGSEPQGSVVASDFYNATAIAALSDQEIVDTLLKELLPQAVPAFRLAQVLEFEVRRYPGSVSLFSPGSFSQRPPLQTALPSVVCAGDWVRMGEREHGAKGLCQERAYVCGLEAANALMRSGVVRGANAATRPEHPVRPIRPEEPQVLLGRALNKFVMDPLEAFGIRWPWLA; encoded by the coding sequence ATGCCTGATCAAGCCAAGGTTGCCAGCGTGGATGGTTCCCATGTGATGGTGATCGGCGCTGGCTGGGCCGGCTGGGGTGCTGCCAAAGCTCTCTGTGAAGCCGGCGTTCGCGTCACCCTGGTCGATGGGATGTCGGATCCCACGGGGAGGACGCCGATGCGCACCGCCAGCGGTAAACCCTTCGAAGCGGGCACCCGGGGCTTTTGGAGGGATTACCCCAACATCAATGCGCTGACCGATGAGCTTGGGCTCACCGACGTGTTCACTGCATTCACCACAAGCGCCTTCTGGTCTCCCGCCGGTCTGGAGGCCACGGCCCCGGTGTTCGGTGACGGGTTGCAGTTGCCTAGCCCCCTGGGGCAGGCCATGGCAACGATCAAGAACTTCAAGCGCCTGCCTGTTGCCGATCGCCTGAGCATTGCCGGCCTTTTGGTGGCGATGCTTGATCTGAACCGCAACGAGGAGACCTTCCGGCGCTACGACGCCATCGATGCGTTGACCCTGTTCCGCCAACTGGGAATCACGGAGCGGATGATCGACGAATTCTTGCGTCCGATTCTTTTGGTGGGTCTGTTCAAGCCACCGGAGGAATTGTCGGCAGCCGTCACCATGGAGCTGCTCTACTACTACGCCCTGGCGCATCAAGATTCCTTTGATGTGCGCTGGATTCGTTCCGGCAGCATCGCCGAGCAGCTGATCGCTCCCCTGGCGGAACGCCTGCTGGACTCCGGTCTGCTCACTGTTCTGGGAGGAACGTTGGCCACGCGCCTGAATCTTGATCAGCCAGGCGAAGCGATTCGGTCGGTGGAGGTCTGCGGCAAAGCAACAGGCCGCTCCAGCGTTGTTGATGACGTTGATGCGGTTGTGCTGGCGGTTGGTGCCAAGGGCATGCATGACCTGATGGCGGAGTCGCCGCGTTGCAGTGATGTGCTGCCGGAGCTGGTGGCGGCTGGCGGCTTGGGCGCGATTGATGTGGTGTCTGTGCGGTTGTGGCTGGATCGCACCATTGCGGTCGCCGATCCCGCCAATGTCTTCTCGCGCTTCGACGCTTTACAGGGTGCGGGCGCCACATTTTTTATGCTCGACCAGCTGCAGGACGCGGATCTTGATGCGCTCTGGGGCGGCAGCGAGCCCCAGGGTTCCGTGGTGGCCAGCGACTTCTACAACGCCACGGCAATCGCAGCCTTGAGTGATCAGGAGATCGTCGACACCCTGCTGAAGGAGCTGTTGCCCCAGGCGGTGCCGGCCTTCCGGCTTGCCCAGGTGCTGGAGTTTGAGGTGCGGCGTTACCCGGGCTCGGTGTCGTTGTTCTCCCCCGGCAGTTTCAGCCAGAGGCCCCCGCTGCAGACGGCACTTCCTTCTGTGGTCTGCGCTGGCGACTGGGTGCGGATGGGCGAACGCGAGCACGGTGCCAAGGGCCTGTGCCAGGAACGGGCCTACGTCTGCGGTCTTGAGGCGGCCAACGCCTTGATGCGCAGTGGGGTGGTGAGAGGGGCGAATGCTGCGACCCGCCCAGAACATCCGGTGCGGCCGATCCGTCCGGAAGAACCCCAGGTGCTTTTGGGCCGGGCCCTCAACAAGTTCGTGATGGATCCCCTGGAGGCGTTCGGGATCCGTTGGCCTTGGCTGGCCTGA
- a CDS encoding DUF1651 domain-containing protein, translating into MDQAPLPWGELITEELSYKSVGAWLVNEPQQLYYQFTASKDGSQGESIVMRSFHWRPPDDPIPQGSQLMTRQEALEKWNALKSMGWRRCAGPLR; encoded by the coding sequence ATCGATCAGGCTCCTCTCCCATGGGGCGAGCTCATCACTGAAGAACTCTCCTACAAGTCAGTTGGCGCGTGGCTTGTCAATGAGCCACAGCAGCTTTACTACCAATTCACCGCTTCCAAGGATGGCTCTCAAGGGGAGTCGATCGTCATGCGCAGCTTCCATTGGAGACCACCTGACGACCCGATTCCTCAGGGGAGTCAACTGATGACAAGACAAGAGGCGCTGGAGAAATGGAATGCACTCAAGTCAATGGGCTGGAGGAGGTGCGCCGGTCCACTTCGGTAG